In Megalobrama amblycephala isolate DHTTF-2021 linkage group LG21, ASM1881202v1, whole genome shotgun sequence, the genomic stretch TGAAAGCTCAAGTGATTGTAACGTTCATTATCTAAGAATTCAGGTTAAAGCCTACGTTTggtaataatttataaatcattaaacGTTATATGGTGATTAACGGATCATTAGTTAATATAAATTCACATAGCTAGAAATATGAGATAATGTGCTTCTTAATGTTTACTAATGAactaattaaatattacattgatTAACAGataattatttaatgtaaactaaattgtttaaaaacattattaaacttTCAATTCATATGATCAtgcatttattgaaaatatacaaatgtcattaaaCATCAGTTCTCATTTAACCTAATCCACTTTCTTTtttcgtcttttttttttttgtatttacaaaTGTACAAATGCAAAAAGGTGTAGCAATGAGTGAACCGAAGAATGACTTACTTACATTATATGAGATGTCTTAATCTGCATACTtgcatcaaaataataataaaaataattgttaggtgcaatgtacttattgtgttcattttcttttgcaaaacgcttgtgctgctattgaggAGTGATACGGGTAAGTTTAGGGACAGGTTTAATGGTATGGCTAGGTTAAGGGATCAATTTGATTACTATAAAGGAGCAATGTtcaaatttgtttatatattacaTTGTTTTGATAAATGAACAAGTTTTCTCCTGTTGATGTATGATACAAGGAATATCCTGTTGAAGGATTTAGTATACTAAGTGTTGAGGCAATAAAAGCATGTTTTGTCcccatattataattatttgtcGTCTTAACTACTTGACTAAGGGTCAGAAGATATAAGGGGCTTAACCCCTGAGAAGTCTGTGTCAGTAACtgatatttatgttttatttacaaattatttttatagaCAAGTTAGTTTAATTAAGGTAACTAGCTTATTAAATTCATTCACAATATGTGCAAATTCATTATTAACGTAGTATGATGAAAACAGCTTTGTTAATGTTTCTTTTCCCCTCACATTGACAgttattaattattacattatcaTGTAAAGTATAGGcctattttcaaataaaaatgatgaaattagACAAAACTTTATTAGTTAGCATCcctgattatttattatttatatggtGGTCAATTCTATCTTAAAACACCTGTCAAAATTAAATCTTTAGTTTGCTACTTATATCTTATCTTACACTTTTTATGACTGTTTACTGAAGCACCGAGTTGCACACTGGAATTAATGCTCAGCAGCTTCTGTGAGCATAAAGCCTGcctactttgatttgattggtcaTCTCAGTGTTTTGACATTGACGAGTGGTGAAAGAGACAGCTCAGATGAAAAGATGCTGTGCAATATTCTTACAGCAATAGATTaaagttaataattaatttcacaaatttataaatatacaccTTGGTCTGGACCTCTGTGACCTCATAGCTGTCCACGGCCATGTGTTTACGTAATTATGACGCACATTGTATTGACAAAAATTAACAACACACATATTGTATACTTTGTATTATTATGCTTAGTTAGTATTAGAACTTCTCAATTTCATGGAACAGTTGTACTGTTATTACCTCAACTGCTCTtctaataatgaatgaatgacgaCGGGTCAGGGCCGTCTGACAACAGTCCCACCTTCGGGTAGAAACAAGTAATGTTTAATAGATGACTATTTAAATACCCAACACAAAAGCTGTGTTTACTGGAATGTGTGTGTAAGAAACGGTAATCTACCACAGTCAGCAGCACAGACTGCTTTTTATCATGGACAGACAGATTTTAACTTggataacaaaataaatgtgtgaCAAGCAGGGCGGGTGAGAGCCATGAGAGAACGGCACGAGGCCGGTGACACAAGTAATAACAAGTCTCgaatctctcacggaggagcccTGGAAGCATAAAAGGGGAGCAACTACAGTAAAGGATGGGAGAGGACCAGGCCAGGAttttacgttatgttttattatgtttgtgtggcatttacttttgtttttgtatttgtttattttatatattaaatctgtttgAACATTCACCATTTCCTGTCTTCCCGTATCTACAAACTGTGTTACATTGCCGAAACCTGGGAGTAGGGAGGGACATACTGTTGGACacccctcgctgctgaggggcaGTGCAGGAGTGTGAAGACCGTgagtggctgcccgaggcggtggtgctggaaaGATTGATCAACAGATGGGACAGAGAACTCGCTGCTGTGCTCTTGGGTCGAGGTGGGATGGCTGCCATCCAAGaaggagcggaggagtcgccgccgagTCGTGCTACTGTCcaccatgaaggggaggagcagggaacgggggactcactgccggctgccctcagccgGAGGAGTCATCGCCGGCCGCCAAGAGGCGGAGGAGAATTGAGCCACCCAACGAGTGTCCAGTACCATTGCATGGCACTGCAAGTGCCTCTTGGCTGGCTGAGGACCCAACGGCAGTGTGTCCTGAAACgggaccaagaattttttttttcccttttcactCTCTTCCCTCTCTCATCTTTGTTGCTCCTAGTGCTTCCATCTCcttttctctcgtctcgtctgtccttacccccaggttctgcggccgccgagactggcccccgggggggagtagagtgaagtctcgggagtaccccccggcctgggCGATGGGGTATGTGACAAGCAGGGCAGGCAAcaagccgtgagggaacggcacgAGCGTCAGCTGCTCGTTGCACCGGTCTCgaatctctcacggaggagctccagaaGCATAAAAAGGGGAGccacgacagtgaaggacgggattttatgttatgttttattatttttgtgtggCCAGCAGACCCTTAcatttactttcgttttgtatttgtttattttttatattaaatctgtTTGAATGTTCGCCAGTTCCCGCCTCCTTTCCGTatctacgaactgtgttacaaaaTGTTATATAACCTGTTTTATTTATGAAGTGAAAATTCTATATATTCCAAAAGATCAGGGGCTTTTGACAATACATTATTTGTAAATGCATAAAAGTATGATGAATGAGTTCATAtgatttgacagtttaacaaCATTTGTAAGCATTTcaatttactttaaataatgATCTGCTTATCGTTATGtaatttaataagtttaatagTAAATATTAACAAGCACATTATCTTGTATCTCTAGCTATGTGAacatatattaactaataatctTTTAAGCATTATGTAATGTTTgttaatgatttattaatgaatttattataaagtgttacaagGCTTATAAAGTGTTACAAGGCTTCCAGCCTTGCTTACACTGAGTTAATAATTATATGTGTGATTTTCCTTCACATTCAAGAATATCCTAAGTTATGGGTAAGTGGAAGAATCTGCACTTTTGATAATGTGTACAATGATATCTACTAGACTGAAATGTCTGAATTTGTAGCTTGTTTCAAAAAAACGGttaaaaaacccccaaaaaatataaaagtgaggaGAGCAACGTTATGCATTTTGCCGCCTTCTCCTGTGCCATCGTTACTAAGCAACGTAGTAAACAGCTGCTGGTTTGATGACGCAAACGAACTGCGGGTTggacccaaataatataatgtgaacacaGTCCAGTGGGGGCAGGGGGAGGGGGGAGCAATCGAACTCGGGTTCGGTCCAGGCAatcgaaccaagtgtgaaagcaccctaaaaGAACCAAACCCAGACCCCTTTAAGTGGACCAATAGGTGAACCAAGTGAAAAAGGACCCAGCTCTCTTTACGTTCACACTGTCCCTGTCCCTGAAAGAGGACTTGGATCCTTTTTTTGGTCCACTCAAGTAGGAATGTGGTCTCAGACCTCTTTGTGTTCATACTGTTGCTTTTTGGATCTAGTCCAGTTCAGTGTTTGATGACTGACCCTATGGCCTTCAGAATTTCATCCCATTCACTTACATTGTGTGTGCTTCACTTACCAAGCaatttgtttgaaataattattattattattttataaaacaacaTTGCTACAAATTCTCTTGAAGTTGTTTATCTTTTGCacaaaaatctatattttgttgCAATATTACATCCGTATTCTTGCACTATATCACACATCcatgtttgtaaataaaatttattttgaacTGTTTTCCTTGAATCATGTTTTTTATTACAGAAGGTATGATAACATCAGCATAGAAAAAataaaggacaaatacaataaaagaaCATGTAAAGCAGGTATACCTAAAAGCAGCATTCAAGTGAGAAAAGTGAATattcaaatgaaaaaataaactgcAAATTCTTCACTGTATGAATAAAACATACTGATTCTACTGATTGTTTATTAGGTTGTCACTTTAAGAACTACAGTAATGCACTGATACAATATACGGTAAACATATGATAAACATACCATTTCTTTCCCAGATACATTTACTTAAGACAAAGTCTATTTATGTGAACCTGGAGTGTTTTGACACTTTAAAAGCAATAAGATGGTACAGATAATTCAGTTTAGTACATGCACTGTGACAGCTGCTTTTCTGTGCATGGTATGTGTGCTCATAAAACCgtatatcaaaaaaaaaaaaaaaaaaacggcaaaGCATGCAGCCTTGTCTCTCTTACACAGTTAAAATCACAATAAACAAGTGTACATTATGATCGAATAATTTGTAGAGATCTGAGATAACAGTCTTATATAACAGTCTAATAATGCGTTTCATGGATTCTCATCCGTGGAATGCGCCACTTCTGGTATTTTGCCAGTTATGCCGAGTTCACACTGCGCAGACAAATCTTTGACAGATTTACAGGTTTAGTTGTGAAGCAGAGTTGTTGGCGATTCTTCCAATTGTAAAGTTAGCAATGTGAAACCCTCTGTCACCGATCCATCGAGCAATGAGCACACAGCACAGATAGtggtgcagtgtgaaaagaacagtgatgAATTATGAACTGAATATCACATAGTgtaaatattgcattactcgATATTAAATTGCAAtcaaagatttaaaaataaataaataaatagagtaCTCGTATTTAATCGAGGAATCGCGACAGCCCTACTTTTGAGTCACATGTGATATTCTGATCTTGTCTGTCTCAGTGCTGAAACTCTTTATACAATGTTGCATGTATAGACAGCTCAGGTTTTTATACAGTTATCTATTTCAAATTTCAAACACACATTAGTCCTCATTAATACAGATTCATATGTTAATGATTCTTCATCTTAAATCATGCGCTGAAGGTTCAGAATTATTGGAATTACATTCTTCAAAGCTCCTGTTATTGTAAGGGAAACAGCAGGAAACCACTGAAAGTGTTGTGGTTATACTGGTCATCAAATATCTTAGTGTTATGCCAAAGTTTAACATAGACAACATCTCCAACCTCCAGAATCAACACAGCTCCATTTGAGGAGTTTAACTCATTCTGAGCGTGATCATCATATGCTACAACCACAAGCTTTCCATTCTTATAAATGGCTGCACCTGCTGCAGTTCCAAGACGACCAAAGACTTTGATTGTGAACATGtacgctcctttcagtggggctgtgaaaatacctaaatcaaataacaagagataCAGAGTCAGCTGTTTCCTTTATTACTCAATTACCAAACACACTCTGTAATAGTTTTGAATAATGGCAGATCATCATCACAACAATGTCCTAAAAACagactcttttttttctttgcgtTTTCATGTAATGacaacaacattgtcaaaactaTCCTCGTTCACACAGATCAGTGGAAACAATTGAAAATGCCGTATTATGCtcccaggccagtagttggcgatgtcactttataaagaaacactaggggccctattttaacgatctgaaacgcaagtgtcaaagcgcgaagcgcaagtaactttgtgggcgggtctcggcgctgttgctattttcccggcgggataaatggctcttgcgcccggcgcaaatctaaaatgggttggtctgaagtagcttcattattcataggtgtggtttgggcgtaacgtgaaataaaccaatcagaccGTCATCCaacattccctttaaaagcaggTGCGCAAGTTCCATTATGGATTGCTATTATTATGGCGTATTTACCAGGCGGACAAACCAATTTGTCAGATGTCCTTATATACATAGTATATGTCTTGCCACTATTGGGCAAACAGGTCTGATCCTTAATTACTACAATTAGCCTGAATAATTTGTAAGCTAGATTTATGCCTATTTTTTCACATCTTCGTGGCACACCACAATGATTTCCGTCATCTCatgtgttaatatttttttagtgtaaCAATTTATGATTTGCAAAAATAACTGTTGCATCTGTGTAGATTACATGAGCAAAGTGTATGCGCGTTGTGCACGCTATACATGGTCAAGCATGCGcccttaaaatagcataatgaaCAACGCGCAACGCGCCACTGACTTTAGACTAGGTTTTTTCTGGTCAGTGGCGCAATTGTTTAATGGAACAGCAAAATAGCACCAGGGATTGTTTGCGCCGGAACACGCCTCCTTTTTTGCGCTGAACCGCCCAGGGAGCGCAAGTTCATTCACTAGTTTAGCGACgtgcttctgtggagggaaaagcGCGCTTTCCGCGGGTGCAAAATAGGAATGACACATGCGTCGGTGTACAAAGTCAATTGCGCTGGGTGCAAGATAGGGCCCAATAACCTagagactgaacatgtaatacggatgcacatgacatcacagttttcacaaattcacatttttgtagttcaCACAGAGACGATAACAGTATTGTTTCCAAAAACTTGTACATTGAAAGAGTTTGTAAataactttttgaaatgtttgcattttcaggtcCCCAAAACACTGTTGTCCTGTGATTGAATGGCCAAAACACAGAACTCAGTTtaccatttttagttgaaactGCTGTCGTGTAAACAGCTCATAATTCGCTTATACACATTACACAACTGCAGAGAGGTCTGAATGGAGCAGAAGATTTTCATTACTATAAACTGAGTTTTATGACTCCATTACATTGACAAttacaattattacaattacattACCTGTAATTGGGTTGTAGGCATTCCCTGTGTTTGTGAGGACGTTCTTGTAGGTTAGTGTGATGTGAGTGGTAAAAGGACCAATATATTCACTTCCAGATTCCACCAGTGAAGCTGAAAAAgctatttctctgtctgttattgaaaaacataagcaatattgtgatttattactgtattacactGAGAATTAATACACTGAATTTAACATCATTTAAGCACACTTTCACCTCTATTTTCCTTTCTCAACTCCTCTTGACCCAGAGTAAGACTTaaaatttctgtgaaggaataaagATTCTGTTACATGACATTTACACTGATTATTGTAATAGATAACACAATTTACACAGTATACACTCAACTCTACACTAACATTTACACTTTACAATGTATTGCAGGTGTTTTACTTTGAGGATCATTGATAAAAAagtgaatgttttggtgaaGTACCTTCATTTTTCTTGCTCATCTCATCCCTCAGTTGCGTCTCTAAAgctctgatgttttctttctgctctgtaacggtggcggtcagttctctgttgttttctttcagctctgtaacggtggcggtcagttctctgttcttttctttctgctctgtaacggtggcggtcagttctctcaaTGATGCATAGATGTCAGGGAAGCCCAAAAGGCAGTATTGTTGGCTGTCAGTTGAAGCTTCAACTCTCAAAGTGTCTGTTTGAGGTGGATTCTGTCTTCCATCCTCAGAGCTgatctgttgactgatctcattctcattgagtcctccatctacctgctgctggacgacaaacacaaaggtttccaacagcagcagtatacaTACTAAAGCCTTCATTCTTCACTGATGTTTGTTTCCAGCTCTTGCTCTGTCATCCTCACAGCCTCTCATGTTCCCTTTATAGTGTCCTGATTTACTGTCTTTTGTACTTGATTTATATTGCTTCAGATAAATAAGTAGTTCAAGTTAATTGTTAATCATAATTAGTGGAATGTTCCAGGCTCAGTAGATGTTTATCTCTATTTACAACATATGTGTAACGTATGGGAACGGGACAACGGAGTTGGAGATCCACATGCAGGCTTTATTAATAAgagcgtagtcgtacaggcagtaggtcaaacaccagcaaacagtaacaagtgtgtgtgtgattagtTCCTAGGTGGGGAATTGTGGGAAAGTCCAATTGGAGTCCATATAATCAGAATAGAGCATGGACCCAGGGCACATGTAACAGagccccccctcaaaggagtgGCTTCCAGACACTCTTGAACAGTCTCGGAGGGAGGTGGAGTGGAGGCGGACCAGGGGGTGGGATGGAGGTCCAGGTCCATGGAAAGGAAGTTGGCCAGGGAGACAGGCTTGAAGACCACCACGGCAGAGCAGATGAATACCACTGCAGCTCAGACATgcttgaagacccccacggcAGAGCAGACAGTTCAGGAAAAAACCTCTGCGGTTGCGTTGGGAAAAAAGGACAGTTCTGGTATGACCTCTGCGGTCATGTCGAGGCAAACAGGAAACTCAGAGACCTCCATAGTCGTGTCAAGGCAGACAGGAAGATCATAGCTTACGAGGCTGGGTTCTGGGACCACAGCaaactctggagtggactcatggACTGCAGTGGACTCATAAGTTGAATAAGGCTCAGGAGTGAACTCATGGGCTGGATCAGGCTCTGAAGCGGATTCAAGGACTAGTGGGAGCTCTGGAGCGGATTCATGGACTGGAGCAGGCTCAGGGACTGGAGCTGATGTGTGTGCAGCCCACACACACCAAATGGCTGTGGCCATAATGGCCAGTGCTGCAATCTCTGAGGGCTCAGGTGTGGCAGCCATCTTTgctgagggctcaggcgtggcagccatcttggctgagggctCTGGAATGGTGTGAATAGTCTGCGGCTGGGCAGGCAGGATGTGAACAGTCTGTGGCATAGAAGACACTGACCTGACTGGCATGGAGTGAACCGGACATGCTGGTGACCAAGATGGGCCAAGCTCCGTGGCCATCGGAGTTTGCGGAGCATCGGAGGTTTATTTAATCCATGACAAAAGAAGTCGATGAGTGCAAAGTCAGGCAGGTCTGATAAATATACAATGTCTAAATATTGTTGGATGTGGTCCTTAAGGGTTCGATTGCCTTGGCATAGGCTGACGAGTCTAACTGCTGGATCCATAGTGGCTGGAAACGCTCATAAATGCCACTGGATCTTGGTGTGGCTGAGTATTCTGTAACGTATTGGGACGGGACAACGGAGTTGGAGATCCATGTGCCGGCTTTATTAATAAgagcgtagtcgtacaggcagtaggtcaaacaccagcaaacagtaACAAGAAGGCAAGGCAAAAGAGTAATCCAAACACAGGCTATggtcaaggcaggcagcaaatGATCACAGGCAAGGCAAGAAACAAGGAACATGGAAACAAGGTTGAAAACAAAgctaaacaatactcagccatgagtgtgtgtttgaggacagcttataaagtgtcactgatgggaaacaggtgtgagtgtgtgattagTTCCTAGGtggggaattgtgggaaatggagtccatatAATCAGAATAGAGCATGGACCCAGGGCACATGTAACAATGAGGCATGTTCATGTCCAcagaaaataactttataataataacaataataataaatagtatTTGTATTGCGTCTTTCTTACACTCAAGGCGCtacaataagaaacaatgacaaacacaatcataacacaaaaaacaacaacaatggcAACAAATACTGTAAAATTATTACTTAAAAGCTTCAGTAAAAAGATACGTTGAgtaaattcttaaaacaatcAAAAGATGGAGCATTCCTAATAGGAAAAGGCAGAGAATTCCACAACCTGGGAGCAATACAAGAGAAAGACCTCCCACCCATAGTTTTGAGTTTACAACGAGGCTGGTACAGAGTAAGAGAACCAGCGGAGCGGAGCGGAGAGACCGAGATGGCGTGGGCACTGTCACCAGATTACAAATGTAATCGGGGGCCATCCCATGGACTGCTTTATAAGTTAAGATAAgaactttaaaatcaatacgTGACTGAACTGGTAACCAGTGTAATTTAGAAAGCACAGGAGTAATATGACTGTGGGATGATGTGTGAGTTAAAACAGGAGCAGCTGAATTTTGCACATATTGCAGTCTCTTAATAGTACTTGCAGGTAACCCTGCAAAAAGAGAATTGCAGTAGTCAAGCCTGGAAGTTATAAAGGCGTGAATAATCCTTTCTGCATCAGACATAGAAAGAAATGGTCTTATGCGTGCAATATTCTGAAGATGATAAAAAGCTACTTTAGTAACATTCTTAAAATGGGTGTTAAAGGTCAGCTGCGCATTCAAAACTCACACCTAAGTTCCGCACCTGTACAGAAGGGAGAATCTGGCAATCATGTACTGTAAGTTTAAGATTATTGCATCTATTTAGAGCAGTTGGAGTGCCAACCAAAAGAACTTCAGTTTTTGCGCAGTTTAACTGTAGGAAGTTCTGTTTCATCCAGACCTGTATTCTCCAGTAGGACAATCAGTTAAAATTGAAGAgtgctgatgtaacatcaggtTGAGTGCTAATGTAAATCTGGGTATCATCTGCATAGCAAGTGATAGCCCAGTCCATACTTTTGAATAATCTGCCCAAGAGGCAACATATAGATGCTAAAAAGAGTAGGACCCAGTACTGACCCCTGAGGGACGCCCTGCCGCAATGGAACAGTCTGAGATCTGTTTAGTACCAGAATAAACAAATTGAGTACGTTCTGAAAGATATGATTCAAACCACTTTAAAGCCAATACCTAGAGAGACCAATCCACTTATGTAACCTGTCCAGCAGTATAGCGTGGCAGATGGTATCAAATGccgcactgagatctaataggACCAAAATGCCACAAGCCCCAGAGTCTGCTGCAACCAAGGAGATCAATTCATTACCTCTCAAAAGGGCAGTCTCCATACTATGTCCAGCCCTAAACCCTGACTGAAAAGGTTCTAGTAAGTCTGTTCGCAGAGAAAGTGATTTTGTAGCTGACCAACTACCACCCGTTCAAGAACCTTGGCAACAAATGGCAAGTTTGAGATAGGCCTATAATTAGACATGTCGGTAGTATCACTCCCAGATTTTTTAAGAACTGGTTTGACTGCTGCTACTTTAAGTGCTGGGGGAACAATCCCTAAAGTAAGTGAAGTGTTAACAATCACATTAAATATGAGGAACAATAGctggcaagcactttttcaaaactgtaGTTGGAAGCGGATCGAGTAAGGAAGATGAAGAATTCATTGACAAAACCAATTTTGAAATAACGTCAGAACTAACAGCAGTAAAACTTGAAAACAGGAGGGGAAATAAGAGGATGCAGATCTA encodes the following:
- the LOC125256110 gene encoding uncharacterized protein LOC125256110, translated to MKALVCILLLLETFVFVVQQQVDGGLNENEISQQISSEDGRQNPPQTDTLRVEASTDSQQYCLLGFPDIYASLRELTATVTEQKEKNRELTATVTELKENNRELTATVTEQKENIRALETQLRDEMSKKNEEILSLTLGQEELRKENRDREIAFSASLVESGSEYIGPFTTHITLTYKNVLTNTGNAYNPITGIFTAPLKGAYMFTIKVFGRLGTAAGAAIYKNGKLVVVAYDDHAQNELNSSNGAVLILEVGDVVYVKLWHNTKIFDDQYNHNTFSGFLLFPLQ